A region of the Vigna unguiculata cultivar IT97K-499-35 chromosome 9, ASM411807v1, whole genome shotgun sequence genome:
attaaatctttttattaattcCAAATATAACCAAAGTTCATAAACCATAAAAATTGTACATATTTAAAAAGCctctcataagagtttacaaaaTATTTCCCCCACTAAGcggctaagcctcaccagctctacttgcaacatcatctgctcacgtgtaccgcgtacacgatcatcgccaaacacaagcagatagggtgagctaaaagataaaacataaaagtacaccaaacacacatatatatgattaaacaaataaatacaccAATAACACAAACTCTTCTCTTATCtcgcatggccacaaccatatatGATATCATTTCATTTCCCAAAGAGCTTTCCCCTTTTtctatcacatggccacaaccatgcaTATCGATGCACCTCGCGGAAGACTCGTTAccttccttccacatggccacaaccatgtatatCAACGAACATCAATGAGACTTATTCCAACTCTTCCACAGGGCTACAACCATGCTagcagtgttctacatcttctattaagtatctcaaggcgtcttgctgccacacctatcggccacaatcgATAGAGCACATGCGGGGACCATGCTAcagatcacacaccgtaacgccaggtggagttcccaaatacgaacatagtccgtaacgtcccaggactaccaaactcgtcagtgaatcactgaggagggcaatccctttagacccatccgtactggccataaccagcacactcacactgacaacactcgccaacccgagccacaactcaaaggttcctcgttttcatccgctatcccgacccacaactcaaaggaagtcattccgggccacaacccatggaatgccacgtgcttaacccctataccgagccacaactcaaggatacgttcTGGGCCACAACAtatggaacaccagcaagcccaccaTCGGGATATCttagaagccttatagaccaTGCATCACCATTCAAACATTAATCAATCCAATATTTGCCTTTAACCACACCATCCATCCATCCTTTGCTTAAACTTCTAGCTCTCGCCTAAGCACTCCAGTTGATCTCGCTTAAACTGGATTACCTCGCTTGAGCAAGCGCCATGCACAAAATAAATCTCGcactctcgcttgagcgagccttcctcgcctggacgagactACCTTTCGCCCAAAGACCAAAACCTCTCGTCTAGGCGACGAGTAAACTTAACAACgagccgccaaacaacgagccgccaggaaatataacgcaaacctgcacccgcgatcgtttgtcataggagacctagtatggagaatggccagcagtgctagaaagaaggatggcaagttctccgccaattgggacggcccataccgcatacgagaagacacaggaggtggggcttatcgcctagaacaactatctggggaagaaatccccaacacatggaatgtatcccacctcaagttttatttcagttgaacACACACCATAAGCGGATccatacttgtaaccacgggtgtactctttttcctcacttggtcttttttccctaaggagggttttggccaaggaggttttaacgaggcaccctcatttgaataaataaaacgagtggttccctactttatgactctatacTACTTTattcgtggttaattcgtttagattccccacccttaccacaagtaagcggcctgggtcgaacaccctttactcgtggttaattcgtttaagttccccacccttaccacaagtaagcggcctgggtcgaacaccctttactcttggttaattcgtttagattccccacccttaccacaagtaagcggcctgggtcgaacaccctttactcgtggttaattcgtttaagttccccacccttaccacaagtaagcggcctgggtcgaacaccctttactcgtgattaattcgtttaagttccccacccttaccacaagtaagcggcctgggtcgaacaccctttactcgtggttaattcgtttaagattccccacccttaccacaagtaagcggcctgggtcgaacaccctttactcgtggttaatttgtttaagttccccacccttaccacaagtaagcggcctgggtcgaacaccctttactcgtggttaattcgtttaagttccccacccttaccacaagtaagcggcctgggtcgaacaccctttactcgtggttaattcgtttaagttccccacccttaccacaagtaagcggcctgggtcgaacaccctttactcgtggttaattcgtttaagttccccacccttaccacaagtaagcggcctgggtcgaacaccctttactcgtgattaattcgtttaagttccccacccttaccacaagtaagcggcctgggtcgaacaccctttactcgtggttaattcgtttaagattccccacccttaccacaagtaagcggcctgggtcgaacaccctttactcgtggttaattcgtttaagttccccacccttaccacaagtaagcggcctgggtcgaacaccctttactcgtggttaattcgtttaagttccccacccttaccacaagtaagcggcctaggtcgaacaccctttactcgtggttaattcgtttaaattccctacccttaccacaagtaagcggcctgggtcgaacaccctttactcgtggttaacaTACAAACGCCAATAATGCTCCCCTAGGTAAATACGCATACAAAACAACATATCGCATATTCCTATCACATGATACcatcaacaaccacaaaacatatatatccaCAAGATACATCACATTAAAAACAagtcaaaatattgtacgagttattacagacttaggattcattgcgaaatataacaaaataaaacctACATCCTAAGCTGCTTTGTTGCCATCGCCCTCCACGGTCACATCCACATCTTTCTCTGCCTCGGCCGCCTCATTCCCAACCTCTTCCccaccctcttcatcctccccTACCAGCTTTCCAccaaccacatctttatccACATCGAACCTTGAATCCAGGGCATCCACATCCTtatagaagaaggccgcctgccgcaaccccttctcaaagccATTTATATGCTCCTGAATAACACTGTTCTTCAAGTCATCCAACTCACCGACAGCCCCGTCATACTTGTCCTTTAGATCCTCATAGTCTTCCCCCAGCTCCCCTATACGCTTATTCAATTTCTCCTCAGAATCTAAACAACGAACCTTCCATGACACCAACCTCTTCCTCTCAGCTTCccacccttccttctccttctccaacgccgccttctcctccgccagcttgtccaccttaccctgcagctcccccacctccttcacttcccttctgtaaagggaCCCCACACGTCTACCCAACACTAATGCCTTACTCCCAAATTCAACCATggttctcacaatatgatcaacctccataTTATCGATAGAGTTCACAACAGTATCGGGCAAGTTGATTGAGatatccttcctcacggatatctccAGCAACTCAATTAGCCCGGCCTCCGGCAACTTCTCTCCGCTGGCCGATCCCGCCCCATCACCTGACCCGAGGATAGCTGCCCTTATTTTCTTTACATCCTTACCCTTCCCAGGTCGAGGCAGAAGCTCAGCCCTCCTCTTCGTGCCGCCATGTACATGTACTTCCACCACGGATTCCTGCAGATTGGGAACACCAGctttcccagcctccttggccttggcggccatctccttcctcagtgcctgaaagagcgccaagttcttcttaccagattgcgccatatgccctgcaataacatgtcacaactcggatcaaaacaacttagcatcattaacacagcttaagtaataaacagataccttcaatatctataatcggatgcaccgaattataaaccctaactaagcccttagtgggcaacttatccacaaatcttaacaacatcccaaccacctccttgtctccagacgacaactcctccactcccatatccttgtaacgcgaagggttattggtccaactaaaagggaattttgtactcccatccgcattcagaaAATGCGGCTCGCCTCCCTCCTTCACTACAACCTTGAAGTATCcgtccttgaagtgcttgaaagattgggagaatgcGTCCAACCTGCTAATGCTAGGACGACTGATCAATGACAGCCAGGTAGTCGGCCTCCGGGGTCTggtatcataaaaatacaagaacgcataaggtgaaggctccaagtacaacgactcgcacagaatgcggaaggcctgtaagtaagcccaactattagggtgtagctgagtaggcgccacattcaaaGCCCGCAGCACGCCCATAGTAAAGTCGTCGAAAGGTAGTCGTATATGAAactgagaaaaatggcacatgtacatataaaagaacttcacggtagccccttcttgcccgtggcatacccggtcgatggcGCTCACTCTTTCCAATGAAACAATATCTCCACTGACCCTTCTAGATATGACGGGTGTACAGTTTAGCCAAGAAttcagcagacgagaccacctaAACAGTGATGACTGGTCACGAACACCGGATGCAACCCACGCATAACCACCCTTAGCCGGCCAGTTACTTTCCTCCAGCTCTTCAGGAGGATCTTCTCGGACCTCCCTCACCACCTCCATTGGCATCCCGCTTGTGCCAACTCCAGCACACATACCCTCTCCACGAAGCCGGTCATCtctactcctatccgactcagtactTTGACTACTACTAGACGCAGATAACGATgagctatcgctactagacatacctgttttcgttttaacggaaagatgtcggcggaatttgggaactagtcgaACAAAATgatgcgcacaagatctctgatttcgaaactcgcaaatgaaccaagtgaACCCTCAGTTGctttcaaacccatatttatagtccacgatcccaaacgactaaaactcttcccgccaaaatgaaaccccagaccaatcgacaccatcattatgaaggatatgacacataaaaaacgACAGCGCCAAAATtttaacgatgtgaccacctgacgccttttcacctaccttctgacacttccaagccttaacactattcaccacacttaaaggctgggggactggtgtatcacacctagccggttttgctagttcaccaacacatatcatccttgatcgacaacccatatcggacaaggctgggggactggtgtaccgtacctagccaaactcaaccaagtaaacagtatACACGTCAAAACCACCTACCACCTAAGTACCCGGAACACCACCAgcacaagccatctaggcaggtagccggtcgaaaccgactacttgcctagaaagTTAACCAACATCAATACCCTATCTTCAATAAACCTCTAAGGCCTGTTTTAGGACCAGGCccctcatggcccaagctggggcccaagctGGAGCCCAAGACAAAACCCAGCCCATACGAtagtcaaacgtcattaatgttctataaatacacgtggaccccatcatttaaaggtacgcattcattaattgctgatttgactcccggagagctttgacttacttgagcttcggagattcttctgcaggtaacccctcctgggtccaagccgacatctatcgaatgggaagaggccaactgaggagatagcggactacatggtaaggtgactcttGTGCCTGACtccttgtttgttctctgcaggaacagaaatgacttgattgcatcaaatttctcaaaatatggaccaaattgagataaaaaaatagagggaccaaaataatattttgctacgaaaatggagaccaaaggtataatttaacataattattactattgtttttttttcaatatataaataataaaatatttaattataaaatgataaaattttcttattttaaaattataatattttaaaatagtaatagtAAGATAACATATGATGACAAGTTAACAAGATGACATGTCAAGATAACAATCATATGAACAATTCACACCTGTATTACTGAATTAACAAGAGATActcaatttgaaaatatatattttttcatatttatcaaaaaattaaaacataattaagtctatactttatttaaaattattaatttaattattgagtTTGGAAATTGAAAAATTCTTTATTACCTTCATTTATAATAtcactttcaaattattttaatcataataattatatttgattttaaacaaAAAGTTCAAAATTGGATTCACATTCTCTCTCCCTtaactactactactactattattattattattattattattattattattatttattttattaaataattatgtttcatttaatatttttcttgaattattagtgttattattacgGCTAATATTgttatcataattataatagatggttatattgtattttgaattatttatttaatttttaactttttttttcaatttttaatattaatattgttattattattaattttaattaaatattatattatattcatttttttaatctccattattattattgttattactattattaaatgaatgatcatatatattttgttttgcttGTTATTCTTATtcaatcaattatatattttaattgattttttcttgaattattaatattgtCAAACATCTAACCGCTCTTTCTATCTGGTGAGATATTAAGTCCTAATATCATGGAAAAGTAGTTCTAAGTGCATTTtaggttgaaaaaaaattatatatagacATATTTCACTCGACTTAAGATATGTTCATattctctattatttttaagtaaatataCTAAACTCCCTCACTTACTTAAGCATCAAAGAGTTTTCTTCTGCTTGGACATTCGGATGACGATTATCTAGGCCTCATTACTTGCACTCGACCTCTCTGATAAGAACAATTAtcattaaagataaaatattaatgacaaatgtagagtaaaaatttatttcattcattttttttaagattatcttttaagttttaaatagaACAACTCtgtatatttatgttttgtaatAAGAATGAATAAGAGCTAAGTTCAGACATTgtctaaatttaacttttttttttctattcacaCATTGtcaattatatatagttatttctatagtaaaaacataaaaagacataatttttgttatatatatatatatatatatatatatatatatatatatatatatttatatttatattttattttggtacCAACCAAATGTCATTTTGTTATGTacctttttttttgaaaaagtcACAGTATCTATTTTGGTACCAACCAAATGTcatttctcttaatttttatatattggaTGATCGACTTTAATTTTTCGAAAagaatttacaaatatttatatattttttattaacaaaaatttattttataaatatattctaCCTTTCTCTATAACGAGAATCGTGTTACAGTATCtatatttttcagtttaatcgtattttttgtgtttgtgtcTGTATCATATCATATTCATGTCGATATCCGTGTTTATGATTCTTAAGTAACATGTGAACACGAGAAATGGACATGTTCTGGATCCCCTCTATAATTCAGCAGTTTCTTTCTATATAATTCCTTCTGTATCCACTACCCTTGGAAAATGTCAACAAGGCAAAGTCCAATTATGCAAATCAAGAGATTGTATTTCAAACTTCAATGCATTAAATGAATCCAGTTCATCATTGTAGCATAATATAATACACAACTCAGACAAAAAGAAACACAATTGTTTGACTATTTGAAACTAATCGATTATTACGTTGGCCTTAGGCCTTTGACTATTTGAAAGCATATTATGGGGTCCGTCCGAATCTTTGTTAATGGATTAGTTTTACACGGATCGGATTATAATGGATAacagtataaaagttttaacttttattttaacctaattatatGCCGCAGCAATGCTTTCCTCTCCTCCTTAGTTTTTTCTTCCATGCCTTTCGTCACTCTGAAGTGCCCTGCGTCAGAGTGACAGCCAAGTTGGCCTATTATAAGAAGCATTACACTGATGCATTGACTTTTCAAGCAACAAGTAAAAGCAACACAAAAACTGGTAAATGTGAAATCGTTTCTCTTTCATAAACATATTGGCTGCACTTGTCACTTGCCCCAAAAGACCATTCAAATTTTGCAACTTCAGTTTGAATCTTTCAACTAATAGACTGGTCAAATATCTTCTTTGCGTCTGATATATTTATGAGGTTTCTGAATTctgttgttaatttttttctttttctttttaatttattttgtattactGATTTTGGAAGTTGGAACTCCCCAATAGAAGTCTGTTTCTATGGGGAGTGAAAGAAGTTTTGGCGAAGTTTCAGGAAACACACCTATGGATTCAGCCGAGAAAAGGCTCAACGAGCTTGGTTACAAGCAAGAACTGAGAAGAGAAATGGTGTttgtattctattttattttactactgTTTTTTGCCATCTTGTGTTTGATGAAAAACCTTGAGTTTTGATTAACTctgttttggttttctttttatgGTGCAGACTATGTTCAAAACTCTGGCCATATCATTTTCCACAATGACCCTTTTCACTGGAATTACACCTCTCTATGGTTCTAGTCTTCAATATGCAGGCCCTGCAACTCTTGTATGGGGATGGATAGTGGTTTCTTTCTTCACTTGGTTCGTTGGGATTGCAATGGCTGAGATATGCTCATCGTTCCCGGTTTGTTTcttctcataaaattttttcctttgtaatgaaaaaaaagtgtcaaataaaaatgagtatGGAATGAATTTAGTGAACTAACTTTCACTTCCTATTGAAAACCTAACAGACTACTGGTTCTCTATACTTTTGGGCTGCTCATTTAGCTggtccaaaatggggaccattTTCTTCATGGTGCTGCGCTTGGCTTGAGACCATAGGGCTTATAGCTGGGATAGGAACTCAGGTACTTTGGTGAAATTTCTGGTCAATATTTTCAGAGACAATGTTGTATTGTAACTTAGGAAGCTCCGACACGGAGCCACGCTTTTCCGTTTCAGAGATGCACCGGACACGAACTTATTAATTTAatactttagtttttttatataataaattcgTTTTAATTTTACTGATCcccaaataaattttttcagtTATCACAATTTTACTTTATCTgcattttcttccattcttaatataatattttatttaaagaaattttaatttgttttatttgtatataaaatattatattataattaattttaatctatgatatcttttattttttgtatttaaataatttaatttctattacattaatttatatgattatataattaatatactaTACATATCcgtattttaaataaatttaaataaattattttatataaaaaaataaagataaatacataaataatcttaactaaaaattttaataaattatatagaattaaaattaaaaattttaacaaaataattttcaaacatatttatttgaatatctttatatctcatcttttaataataaaaaccgTATACGTATCTTATGATTtacctaaatttttaaatttcatcttttatttttcttttgctagattttgtttttttagaatggtaaatttttttttatataaatattaattatcaatttttagACTATCAAccgtaatatatatatatatatatatatatatatatatatatatatatatatatatatatatatatatatatatatatatatatatatatatatatatatatatatccgtgTCTGtgtcttacaatttttttcatttagacGTTTTTTCGTGTGTGTCTATGTCTCGGCTTCATAGATTGTAACTCATAATGGTTGGAAAAGGCATATGCAGGATCACAAACTTTGCAGAGTATAATCCTACTCTCAACAGGCACAAACAAAGGTGGAGGGTACTTTGCCCCAAAATGGCTCTTCTTATGTATGTACATTGGCCTTACTGTTATATGGGCTGCACTCAACACTTTTGCTTTGGAAGTCATTGCATTGATTGATATAGTTTCAATATGGTGGCAGGTACTATTCTTACGTCCTTTGCATGTGTTGTACTTGTACAACTAACAATTGCTCATTTCTTTATAATGAATGTTCTGAAATAAAGTTCATAATATGCTCTTAAGGTTTTTGGGTGTATTAGGAAGTAACACAGTCGTTTATTGTGTGTCAGGTTATTGGTGGATTGGTGATAGTGATAATGTTACCTCTGGTAGCACTAAGTACAAAATCTGCTTCATTTGTATTCACACACTTAGAATTAGCCCCTGAATCAACAGGAATATCAAGCACACCGTATGCTGCGATTCTATCATTTCTTGTGAGCCAGTATTCTCTCTATGGCTATGATGCTGCAGCACATCTAACTGAAGAAACCAAAGGTGCAGACAAGAATGGTCCTATTGCAATACTAGGTAGTATTGGGATCATTTCAGTATTTGGATGGGCATATATCTTGGCACTTACATTCAGCATTCAGGTAAGTTCATGTAAATCTAAGTAAACACTATAAAATCAATAACTTAATAACATCACTTCCTCAACCCTTAATCAGGATTTTGGGTACCTTTATGATCCAAACAATGAAACTGCTGGAGCATTCGTTCCAGCACAAATACTCTATGATGCATTCCATGGAAGATATCACAATTCTGCTGGAGCAATCATTCTACTATTTGTCATTTGGGGTTCCTTCTTTTTTGGTGGCCTTTCAATTACTACAAGTGCTGCCAGAGTGGTAAGTACACTAATATTTTGCCAAGATTGATCTTTTGAGAAAAGAAAGTATTAGATTATCCAATTTTTAGAACAATATTGATTCCTTACTTTATTGGGTGTCTTAAACAACTTTCAGGTTTATGCTTTGTCAAGAGACAAGGGAGTTCCCTTTTCGCACTTATGGAGACAATTGCATCCAAAGCACAAGGTTCCTTCAAACGCAGTGTGGCTCTGTGCAGCAATCTGCATTCTTCTTGGTCTCCCAATTTTGAAGGTGAATGTAGTATTCACTGCTATAACATCAATATGCACAATTGGATGGGTTGGTGGTTATGCAGTTCCTATCTTTGCAAGACTTGTGATGTCTGAAGAAAACTTTAAGCCTGGACCATTTTATTTAGGCAAAGCAAGAAGACCTGTTTGTCTGGTGGCATTTCTATGGATTTGTTACACGTGTTCTGTATTCCTTTTGCCAACTCTGTACCCAATTGCTTGGGATACTTTCAACTATGCACCAGTTGCTTTGGGGGTGGGTTTGGGTCTAATAATGCTTTGGTGGCTTTTAGATGCTAGGAAATGGTTCAAGGGGCCAGTTAGGAATATTGATATTCAAAATGGTAAAGTGTAACTTGTAGAAGTTTAAAGACAGAATAATTAGTAGAATATACCCTTTATCTCATTCTGCTGTGTTGATTGGATTTCTCCATTGTATactcaaaattgaaaaaagttcATCATTCGGTTCAAAATGGTAAGAAAGAGATCCAATgaagtagaattttttttttactataaatatttGGTTGAGTAGAACTAGTATTAAAGCAAGAGATCCAActgaattgtttttttaaatttaattactggtcatttttttttttggttaagtacgtttttagtctttgaactttgattcaaaattggaattagtccctgtCTGAAACTTCAATAcattttagttcctaaactttaaaaaagaatgaatatagtccttttaactcaattatgttaacttttttgaGGTGTCGAACGCATTTCTCAGTAGATATTGAACCAAGAatatgtcaaacagtgtaaacaacttTAATACTAACATGAAAAAGCGTTcgacatgtaaaaaaaaaaacataattgggttaaaaagattatattcatttatttctaaagtttagggaccaaaatgtatcgAAGTTTAAGACAAgaatgaattccaattttgggtcaaaattcagggactaaaaacatacttaaccttttttctttttctaaaaatgtaagttgatttttcagattttttagTCTAATGTAATTTGAtcttgatttttgaaaaattgatataatttaatctttatgtTAAGTTTCTTAAAACCAATTAAggattttttattcaaattgacactaaaattatattaattatactaataaaataaagtatctttgtccacaacttcaattttgatatcAGAAATCTTTGatttgtttcaaaaaaatttaacggaaagaattgaattatttttcaatttttcacaaatcaataacaaattgcattaattttcacATATCGAAACCgattcaaagttaaaaaaaaaacaaaaaaattaatttcaaattttttaacaaaaacatcTACCAAACATTCATGCGAGGCATTTAAGTAAAATAGTGATTCAAGCAAGCCATAAGCACTCTAATTATTTTGCAAACTAGTGGTGGTTCATAGGCATACTAGGAAGTTAAGCTTATTTCTTGGTTTCATTTAAAGATTCTAAGGAATTACTTCCCCATCGAGAAACGGGTTAAAGTTGTGTGGGAACCTCTTCACCTTTGCTCTGAGTTCCCTCAATCCTTTCAAATCTTCCACCCATGTGCTGTAACTTGAGTTCTTAGCCAAAACATCTTCAGAAACCTCCTTGTTGTTAATAAGTTCCACAGCATACTTCTCAAATTTCTCAATGTTATCCCAAAGCACAGACAACTTGCTAGAGTCACTCTCGCTTCTAACACTATTCAACCAGTCCCTTGCTTCCTCCACCCTCGCCCAAAAGCACGAATCTTGGGTCAAACTTGCAAACTTGCTTCGCCTCTCGTTGTTTTCTTCTGCGGCGGCGGCGGCAATTCCATCCTTCCACCACCGATCAAAAACCTCGTATCTCCTCTCTCTGCCATGCTGCATGTAATGGCCCTTGGTCGTGTTCGTTCCCTTCCCATAATATTCTGCGATGTCTAAAGGCTCAACAAGGAGTTTGTAGAAATGGGAAGCATTCACCCATTTTTCTCGCACTGCCAAATCATGGGGCAGCTCGTTCCTCTCCCACATTTCAATGACGTCGTTCCAGAACCTGGCCAGTTTATGACGATTCATGTTCACT
Encoded here:
- the LOC114162324 gene encoding amino-acid permease BAT1 homolog, which gives rise to MGSERSFGEVSGNTPMDSAEKRLNELGYKQELRREMTMFKTLAISFSTMTLFTGITPLYGSSLQYAGPATLVWGWIVVSFFTWFVGIAMAEICSSFPTTGSLYFWAAHLAGPKWGPFSSWCCAWLETIGLIAGIGTQAYAGSQTLQSIILLSTGTNKGGGYFAPKWLFLCMYIGLTVIWAALNTFALEVIALIDIVSIWWQVIGGLVIVIMLPLVALSTKSASFVFTHLELAPESTGISSTPYAAILSFLVSQYSLYGYDAAAHLTEETKGADKNGPIAILGSIGIISVFGWAYILALTFSIQDFGYLYDPNNETAGAFVPAQILYDAFHGRYHNSAGAIILLFVIWGSFFFGGLSITTSAARVVYALSRDKGVPFSHLWRQLHPKHKVPSNAVWLCAAICILLGLPILKVNVVFTAITSICTIGWVGGYAVPIFARLVMSEENFKPGPFYLGKARRPVCLVAFLWICYTCSVFLLPTLYPIAWDTFNYAPVALGVGLGLIMLWWLLDARKWFKGPVRNIDIQNGKV